A single region of the Salvia splendens isolate huo1 chromosome 18, SspV2, whole genome shotgun sequence genome encodes:
- the LOC121775843 gene encoding electron transfer flavoprotein subunit beta, mitochondrial-like: MKILVAVKRVVDYAVKIRVKPDKSGVETSNVKMSMNPFCEIALEEALRIKESGRAKEVVAVSIGPAQCTDTLRTGLAMGADRAIHVEYPGTLYPLSVAKIFKALVDAERPALLLLGKQAIDDDCTQTGQMIAGLLKWPQATFASKVVLDEGNKVATVDREVDGGLETLSLDLPAVITTDLRLNQPRYATLPNIMKAKSKVIKKLTPQDLNVEIRSDLEVVQVTEPPQRQAGVILSSVDQLIDRLKNEARVI, translated from the exons ATGAAGATCCTGGTAGCCGTCAAACGGGTCGTGGACTACGCCGTCAAAATCCGGGTCAAACCCGACAAG AGCGGGGTGGAGACATCGAACGTGAAGATGTCGATGAACCCATTCTGCGAGATAGCGTTGGAGGAAGCACTCCGGATTAAGGAATCGGGCCGGGCCAAGGAAGTCGTGGCCGTGAGCATCGGCCCGGCCCAGTGCACTGATACTCTCCGCACCGGGCTCGCCATGGGCGCCGATCGGGCCATCCACGTGGAATACCCGGGCACGCTTTACCCCCTTTCCGTTGCTAAGATTTTCAAAGCGCTCGTCGATGCTGAGAGACCCGCCCTTCTCCTCCTCGGAAAACag GCCATCGATGATGATTGCACCCAAACAGGGCAAATGATTGCCGGGCTTCTTAAATGGCCTCAAGCAACCTTTGCCTCCAAG GTTGTACTCGATGAAGGGAATAAAGTGGCAACCGTGGACAGAGAGGTTGATGGTGGTCTCGAGACTTTGAGCTTGGACTTGCCTGCTGTAATCAC CACTGATTTGAGGCTGAACCAGCCAAGATACGCTACTCTTCCGAACATTATGAAGGCAAAGTCGAAGGTGATCAAGAAGCTCACTCCGCAGGATCTGAATGTCGAGATAAGATCCGATTTGGAGGTTGTTCAAGTGACAGAGCCTCCCCAAAGACAAGCTGGGGTGATTCTTTCTTCTGTAGACCAACTTATTGATAGGTTGAAAAATGAAGCCCGTGTAATTTAA
- the LOC121776298 gene encoding deacetoxyvindoline 4-hydroxylase-like isoform X2, translated as MSEYNRGRELEAFDETKSGVKGLVDSGIANIPRIFVHEDYIQDDKTLCDLSVPVIDLGLLSNDRGDIIDQVRAACEEWGVFKIVNHGIPTSSISKAMEAVKEFHEQDTEAKKQYYTRDNAKNVVYNSNFDLHTNAATNWRDNLYLIMAPNPPTAQELPQIFRDPMIEFSEQAKNVGINLFELLSEALGLKRSHMIEMDCAKGEFLACNYYPACPEPHMTLGFESLTDSGFLTLLLQDEIGGLQVLHKDHWVDVPPSPGDLFVITGDMMELITNARFKSTYHRVLAKNSGPRISLAFVFRMHLEESGSSRLYGPIKELLSELNPPIYREAKGEEIVACRYAKGIEKKTPLLWHFKLKTQLT; from the exons ATGTCCGAATACAACCGAGGCAGGGAACTAGAAGCATTTGATGAGACGAAAAGCGGCGTGAAGGGGCTTGTGGACTCTGGAATCGCAAATATTCCTCGTATTTTCGTCCACGAAGACTACATACAGGATGACAAGACGCTCTGCGATCTAAGCGTTCCAGTGATTGACTTGGGATTGTTGAGCAATGATCGTGGCGACATCATCGATCAAGTCAGAGCCGCCTGTGAAGAATGGGGCGTTTTCAAGATTGTGAATCATGGAATCCCAACGAGTTCGATAAGCAAAGCGATGGAGGCAGTGAAGGAGTTCCACGAGCAGGACACGGAGGCAAAGAAGCAGTACTACACGCGGGATAACGCGAAGAATGTGGTCTACAACAGCAACTTCGATCTCCATACAAATGCTGCTACTAACTGGAGAGACAATCTCTATTTGATCATGGCTCCCAACCCTCCTACTGCTCAGGAGCTGCCTCAAATATTCAG AGATCCGATGATTGAATTCTCGGAGCAAGCTAAGAATGTGGGAATCAATCTGTTTGAGTTGCTGTCTGAAGCTCTTGGACTGAAGAGGAGTCATATGATAGAGATGGATTGCGCGAAGGGAGAGTTTCTTGCTTGCAATTACTATCCAGCCTGTCCGGAGCCCCACATGACGTTAGGATTCGAGAGTCTCACAGACAGTGGATTTCTCACTCTTCTGTTGCAGGACGAAATCGGGGGACTGCAGGTCCTGCACAAGGATCACTGGGTTGATGTGCCCCCTTCTCCCGGAGATCTTTTCGTGATCACCGGAGATATGATGGAG TTGATCACAAATGCTAGGTTTAAGAGTACATACCACAGAGTTTTGGCGAAGAATTCGGGCCCCAGAATCTCACTGGCGTTCGTGTTCAGGATGCATCTCGAAGAAAGTGGGAGCTCCAGGCTTTATGGGCCGATCAAGGAGCTCTTGTCTGAACTTAATCCACCCATTTATAGGGAAGCCAAGGGAGAAGAGATTGTTGCGTGTCGATATGCAAAAGGTATAGAGAAGAAGACTCCATTACTGTGGCATTTCAAGCTCAAGACACAACTGACATGA
- the LOC121776299 gene encoding transcription factor bHLH104-like encodes MMNGYAHHVDSLDENCWTDLIDYSSLLDDGVPPAGLYWNPQLTAQNACVATDVSFSGTTSHVSDSAEERESLKKRGRSDQCGGTGNKACRERMRREKLNDRFTELSATLEPGRPAKTDKLAILGDAIRVLNQLKTESEEYKEMNEKLLEEIKTLKAEKSELREEKLVLKTDKERMEQQLKSMSVPPTGFLPAHPPVCPAAPNKMPMFSGYSLVPMWQYLPASARDTSQDHELRPPAA; translated from the exons ATGATGAATGGTTATGCACATCACGTGGATTCACTCGATGAGAATTGCTGGACCGATTTAATCGATTACAGCAGCCTCTTAGACGACGGCGTCCCGCCCGCCGGCCTGTATTGGAACCCTCAGCTAACCGCGCAGAA CGCTTGTGTGGCAACCGATGTGTCATTTAGTGGAACTACATCACATGTCAGTGACTCTGCAGAAGAACGAGAAAGTCTAAAAAAGAG GGGACGCAGTGATCAATGTGGTGGAACAGGAAACAAGGCATGCcgtgagagaatgaggagagaaaaATTGAACGACAG GTTTACAGAATTGTCTGCTACTCTGGAACCCGGGAGACCTGCGAAAACTGACAAACTGGCCATACTAGGTGATGCCATCAGAGTTCTAAATCAGCTAAAAACTGAATCGGAGGAGTATAAAGAGATGAACGAGAAGCTTTTAGAAGAGATAAAAACATTGAAG GCCGAGAAAAGCGAACTTCGTGAAGAGAAGCTGGTGCTCAAGACAGATAAAGAGAGGATGGAGCAGCAACTGAAAAGCATGTCTGTTCCTCCTACTGGTTTCTTGCCTGCACATCCACCGGTATGCCCTGCTGCCCCAAACAAGATGCCTATGTTCTCCGGCTACAGTCTTGTTCCAATGTGGCAGTATCTACCAGCTTCTGCTCGTGATACATCTCAAGATCATGAGCTCAGGCCGCCTGCTGCTTGA
- the LOC121777286 gene encoding uncharacterized protein LOC121777286 isoform X2 encodes MTCEPEKESMDIESAGESKEIPYEVVGNGLSLYPVFANDSGEGLPYAPQDWPNPGDNWRWKVGKRISVSGYFRDRYIYVPSRFRKIGDCKGFKSRLSLEHYIREKFPCADVDAFFASFSWGIPSKLSKKDAADRDMLRLLPEPAKDPVSDGVARCKAGNRFCSSLAAQEESASQIMLCDICCGEAGFCRDCCCILCSQTIDKASEEYNSIRCEADIEGGTCGHSCHIDCALRAYMAGTVGGSIGLDAEYYCRCCDSRTDLVPHVTRLINDWQSNGSQDDIEKILNVGILVLRGSNRASAMQLMHLFQLAMSKLKNGNYLEDIWKMGHVSEDTSGKIAS; translated from the exons ATGACTTGCGAGCCAGAAAAGGAGTCTATGGACATCGAGAGTGCGGGAGAAAGCAAAGAGATTCCATATGAGGTTGTCGGAAATGGTCTTAGTCTCTATCCAGTCTTTGCTAATGATTCAGGTGAAGGCCTTCCATATGCTCCTCAAGATTGGCCTAATCCGGGTGATAACTGGCGCTGGAAAGTTGGGAAAAGAATTTCTGTTTCAGGATACTTTCGAGATAGATATATTTATGTTCCCAGCAGGTTCCGCAAGATAGGAGATTGTAAAGGCTTCAAGAGCAGGCTCTCACTTGAACACTATATTCGAGAAAAATTCCCTTGTGCAGATGTTGATGCTTTCTTTGCCTCTTTCAGCTGGGGAATCCCTTCAAAACTATCCAAGAAAG ATGCAGCCGACCGAGATATGCTCAGGCTCCTTCCGGAGCCAGCAAAAGATCCAGTATCTGATGGCGTAGCACGTTGTAAAGCTGGTAATAGATTTTGCAGCAGCTTAGCTGCACAAGAGGAGTCCGCTTCACAAATCATGTTATGTGATATTTGCTGTGGTGAAGCTGGTTTCTGCAGAGATTGTTGTTGTATATTATGTTCTCAAACTATCGACAAAGCTTCTGAAGAATACAATTCCATTAGATGTGAAGCTGATATCGAGGGTGGTACTTGTGGACATAGTTGTCACATTGACTGTGCTCTACGAGCTTACATGGCTGGGACAGTTGGAGGGAGTATAGGTTTGGATGCAGAGTATTATTGCCGTTGCTGTGATTCAAGAACCGATCTAGTTCCACATGTTACCAGACTAATAAATGATTGGCAATCAAATGGGTCGCAGGATGACATTGAGAAGATCTTGAATGTTGGCATCCTTGTGCTGCGTGGGTCAAATAGAGCAAGCGCAATGCAGCTGATGCATCTTTTTCAGTTAGCCATGTCAAAG CTTAAGAATGGCAATTATCTGGAAGATATTTGGAAGATGGGTCATGTCTCTGAAGATACTTCTG GAAAGATCGCGAGTTGA
- the LOC121777286 gene encoding uncharacterized protein LOC121777286 isoform X1, whose protein sequence is MTCEPEKESMDIESAGESKEIPYEVVGNGLSLYPVFANDSGEGLPYAPQDWPNPGDNWRWKVGKRISVSGYFRDRYIYVPSRFRKIGDCKGFKSRLSLEHYIREKFPCADVDAFFASFSWGIPSKLSKKDAADRDMLRLLPEPAKDPVSDGVARCKAGNRFCSSLAAQEESASQIMLCDICCGEAGFCRDCCCILCSQTIDKASEEYNSIRCEADIEGGTCGHSCHIDCALRAYMAGTVGGSIGLDAEYYCRCCDSRTDLVPHVTRLINDWQSNGSQDDIEKILNVGILVLRGSNRASAMQLMHLFQLAMSKLKNGNYLEDIWKMGHVSEDTSDRELIFFTRLIAGVINILQQLWLQLH, encoded by the exons ATGACTTGCGAGCCAGAAAAGGAGTCTATGGACATCGAGAGTGCGGGAGAAAGCAAAGAGATTCCATATGAGGTTGTCGGAAATGGTCTTAGTCTCTATCCAGTCTTTGCTAATGATTCAGGTGAAGGCCTTCCATATGCTCCTCAAGATTGGCCTAATCCGGGTGATAACTGGCGCTGGAAAGTTGGGAAAAGAATTTCTGTTTCAGGATACTTTCGAGATAGATATATTTATGTTCCCAGCAGGTTCCGCAAGATAGGAGATTGTAAAGGCTTCAAGAGCAGGCTCTCACTTGAACACTATATTCGAGAAAAATTCCCTTGTGCAGATGTTGATGCTTTCTTTGCCTCTTTCAGCTGGGGAATCCCTTCAAAACTATCCAAGAAAG ATGCAGCCGACCGAGATATGCTCAGGCTCCTTCCGGAGCCAGCAAAAGATCCAGTATCTGATGGCGTAGCACGTTGTAAAGCTGGTAATAGATTTTGCAGCAGCTTAGCTGCACAAGAGGAGTCCGCTTCACAAATCATGTTATGTGATATTTGCTGTGGTGAAGCTGGTTTCTGCAGAGATTGTTGTTGTATATTATGTTCTCAAACTATCGACAAAGCTTCTGAAGAATACAATTCCATTAGATGTGAAGCTGATATCGAGGGTGGTACTTGTGGACATAGTTGTCACATTGACTGTGCTCTACGAGCTTACATGGCTGGGACAGTTGGAGGGAGTATAGGTTTGGATGCAGAGTATTATTGCCGTTGCTGTGATTCAAGAACCGATCTAGTTCCACATGTTACCAGACTAATAAATGATTGGCAATCAAATGGGTCGCAGGATGACATTGAGAAGATCTTGAATGTTGGCATCCTTGTGCTGCGTGGGTCAAATAGAGCAAGCGCAATGCAGCTGATGCATCTTTTTCAGTTAGCCATGTCAAAG CTTAAGAATGGCAATTATCTGGAAGATATTTGGAAGATGGGTCATGTCTCTGAAGATACTTCTG ATCGCGAGTTGATCTTCTTCACAAGACTGATTGCAGGAGTCATTAATATTCTCCAGCAACTTTGGTTGCAACTTCATTAA
- the LOC121776298 gene encoding deacetoxyvindoline 4-hydroxylase-like isoform X1, producing the protein MSEYNRGRELEAFDETKSGVKGLVDSGIANIPRIFVHEDYIQDDKTLCDLSVPVIDLGLLSNDRGDIIDQVRAACEEWGVFKIVNHGIPTSSISKAMEAVKEFHEQDTEAKKQYYTRDNAKNVVYNSNFDLHTNAATNWRDNLYLIMAPNPPTAQELPQIFRDPMIEFSEQAKNVGINLFELLSEALGLKRSHMIEMDCAKGEFLACNYYPACPEPHMTLGFESLTDSGFLTLLLQDEIGGLQVLHKDHWVDVPPSPGDLFVITGDMMEVIKLVGCHMILLCISIIMMIMLLLQLITNARFKSTYHRVLAKNSGPRISLAFVFRMHLEESGSSRLYGPIKELLSELNPPIYREAKGEEIVACRYAKGIEKKTPLLWHFKLKTQLT; encoded by the exons ATGTCCGAATACAACCGAGGCAGGGAACTAGAAGCATTTGATGAGACGAAAAGCGGCGTGAAGGGGCTTGTGGACTCTGGAATCGCAAATATTCCTCGTATTTTCGTCCACGAAGACTACATACAGGATGACAAGACGCTCTGCGATCTAAGCGTTCCAGTGATTGACTTGGGATTGTTGAGCAATGATCGTGGCGACATCATCGATCAAGTCAGAGCCGCCTGTGAAGAATGGGGCGTTTTCAAGATTGTGAATCATGGAATCCCAACGAGTTCGATAAGCAAAGCGATGGAGGCAGTGAAGGAGTTCCACGAGCAGGACACGGAGGCAAAGAAGCAGTACTACACGCGGGATAACGCGAAGAATGTGGTCTACAACAGCAACTTCGATCTCCATACAAATGCTGCTACTAACTGGAGAGACAATCTCTATTTGATCATGGCTCCCAACCCTCCTACTGCTCAGGAGCTGCCTCAAATATTCAG AGATCCGATGATTGAATTCTCGGAGCAAGCTAAGAATGTGGGAATCAATCTGTTTGAGTTGCTGTCTGAAGCTCTTGGACTGAAGAGGAGTCATATGATAGAGATGGATTGCGCGAAGGGAGAGTTTCTTGCTTGCAATTACTATCCAGCCTGTCCGGAGCCCCACATGACGTTAGGATTCGAGAGTCTCACAGACAGTGGATTTCTCACTCTTCTGTTGCAGGACGAAATCGGGGGACTGCAGGTCCTGCACAAGGATCACTGGGTTGATGTGCCCCCTTCTCCCGGAGATCTTTTCGTGATCACCGGAGATATGATGGAGGTAATCAAGTTGGTAGGATGCCACATGATTCTGTTATGCATCAGTATCATAATGATGATCATGCTTTTGTTGCAGTTGATCACAAATGCTAGGTTTAAGAGTACATACCACAGAGTTTTGGCGAAGAATTCGGGCCCCAGAATCTCACTGGCGTTCGTGTTCAGGATGCATCTCGAAGAAAGTGGGAGCTCCAGGCTTTATGGGCCGATCAAGGAGCTCTTGTCTGAACTTAATCCACCCATTTATAGGGAAGCCAAGGGAGAAGAGATTGTTGCGTGTCGATATGCAAAAGGTATAGAGAAGAAGACTCCATTACTGTGGCATTTCAAGCTCAAGACACAACTGACATGA